Genomic segment of Plasmodium cynomolgi strain B DNA, scaffold: 0170, whole genome shotgun sequence:
AACAATGCagatatttaatattttggtTAAATGatcaaatgagaaaaaagtttaatttatatatgattCCTACCatcaataaaaatgagattatgcaagaatttttttctttatcaaGTATGATTAATGCTAATTTGGTAAATAAGTGtagatatacatataatactGACATTGATCTTgaattatggaaaaattggaaagatttatatgattatattagaaataaaaataatattgcaGGAAAAATTGAATCCGATATGAGATTATGCAAAACATATAAGGAGTACTATACTCATATAGAGagtatatatgaaaaatataaagaggAATGCTGTGGAGAAAATTATGGTAATTGTCCTTATCAtctaaattttaaagaatggTGTAATAAGGAAGATATATTAACTGAATTAAAATGTGTTCAACCTGCCGAACTTAGTGAATTTCCAGGAGTCGATGAAAAGGTTATTACAGCAAAACCAGCAGCAGAAGATAATGAAGAACTGCCTAATGCAGTTATATTCAACTCTACAGGAACTGTTATAGGTACTTCTTTAGGAATTGTTCTACCTctaa
This window contains:
- a CDS encoding CYIR protein (putative;~vir-type antigen) yields the protein MAGITEDKVELILNDLSLYKLYDVLNREAIEDKDIRYCKDMPRNFKGYKDIYELCKMFEKNLRELPKIMSAETDYNEQCRYLIFWLNDQMRKKFNLYMIPTINKNEIMQEFFSLSSMINANLVNKCRYTYNTDIDLELWKNWKDLYDYIRNKNNIAGKIESDMRLCKTYKEYYTHIESIYEKYKEECCGENYGNCPYHLNFKEWCNKEDILTELKCVQPAELSEFPGVDEKVITAKPAAEDNEELPNAVIFNSTGTVIGTSLGIVLPLIMIYRFTPLGSWINTKIFRKNKLMENMIRNERELLINNSGIGEMNFDNSRYHLVYNSAHNE